One part of the Schistocerca piceifrons isolate TAMUIC-IGC-003096 chromosome 2, iqSchPice1.1, whole genome shotgun sequence genome encodes these proteins:
- the LOC124775254 gene encoding E3 ubiquitin-protein ligase SIAH1A-like → MKEVVWLLPSPGVDGGGAIEKQQQQLVHCQECSFIRLGPVACCSNSCSTCCLHGAKCHMCSKVLLSPLVFSLNPQQVTAAVPLVQGVQPGFHDGTPLLQLATHDHTCEHHLLHCLVQPGTCSWHGKHADLEAHTQAKHPQHFVRFPSTVGNSVSWRISKNGCCIDLVRHLVVALGEMFVYQKQFSYQERQLFIAIQLVGPPERSRLYRYKFRLTRNEGAHSVTFEHAVHSQNENLQRTFGLGDCIKVPYDTISQFCHGERVLILCKLEPPYEPNVETTHL, encoded by the coding sequence ATGAAGGAGGTGGTGTGGCTGCTACCGTCGCCAGGTGTGGATGGCGGTGGTGCCattgagaagcagcagcagcaactggtgCATTGCCAGGAGTGCAGCTTCATCAGATTGGGACCTGTGGCCTGCTGTTCCAACAGCTGCTCCACCTGCTGCTTACATGGTGCCAAGTGCCACATGTGCAGCAAAGTGTTGTTGTCGCCACTGGTCTTCTCACTGAACCCGCAGCAGGTGACAGCTGCTGTGCCCTTAGTGCAGGGAGTGCAGCCCGGCTTCCACGACGGTACACCGCTACTACAGCTGGCCACACATGACCACACCTGCGAGCACCACTTGCTGCACTGCCTCGTTCAGCCAGGCACGTGTTCATGGCACGGCAAGCATGCCGACCTGGAGGCGCACACCCAGGCCAAACACCCACAACACTTCGTGCGCTTCCCCAGCACCGTGGGCAACAGTGTCTCGTGGCGCATCTCTAAGAATGGCTGCTGCATCGACCTGGTGCGCCATCTTGTTGTGGCCTTAGGTGAGATGTTCGTCTACCAAAAGCAGTTCAGTTACCAGGAGCGTCAGCTGTTCATTGCCATTCAGCTGGTGGGCCCTCCTGAACGTAGCAGGCTCTACCGGTACAAGTTCAGGCTCACCCGCAATGAGGGTGCCCACTCTGTGACTTTCGAGCATGCTGTCCATTCACAGAATGAGAACCTGCAGCGAACATTCGGCCTCGGTGACTGCATCAAAGTGCCCTATGATACTATCTCTCAGTTCTGCCATGGCGAGAGGGTGCTCATACTGTGTAAGCTTGAGCCTCCGTATGAGCCAAATGTTGAAACCACACATTTGTAG